The following coding sequences lie in one Patescibacteria group bacterium genomic window:
- a CDS encoding type II secretion system GspH family protein — MLPKINKNSAGFTVMELVVVLGVFSIVVILVTDIFFIITRSQRSLVASQAVQRDMRFVMESIAKDVQQGLIDYDYYQSQVPTIDLKDPLTGQVLAQSVLALLDNTGRTVRYRFVEAQAGQPASLEISRGSSGTWDPLLSDDVILVAVRFYIVPSANPFLDSSSTNKQPRITITLSGQAIPTLGTSLPATFFLQTTALTRSYLR; from the coding sequence ATGCTCCCTAAAATAAATAAAAATTCGGCTGGTTTTACCGTTATGGAACTGGTGGTAGTTTTAGGAGTTTTTTCTATAGTGGTAATATTAGTGACTGATATATTCTTCATTATAACTAGATCTCAGCGGTCTTTGGTGGCTAGTCAAGCTGTTCAGCGTGATATGCGTTTTGTTATGGAGTCAATTGCTAAAGACGTTCAGCAGGGTTTAATTGATTATGATTATTACCAGTCACAAGTGCCAACAATTGATTTAAAAGACCCTTTGACTGGTCAAGTTTTGGCTCAGTCGGTTTTGGCTTTATTGGATAATACCGGTCGAACGGTTAGATATCGTTTTGTAGAAGCTCAAGCTGGCCAGCCCGCCAGTTTGGAAATTTCTCGTGGTAGTAGTGGAACTTGGGATCCTTTATTATCTGATGATGTAATTTTGGTAGCAGTGCGATTTTATATAGTTCCTTCAGCCAATCCTTTTTTGGATAGTAGTTCCACTAATAAACAGCCGAGGATAACTATTACCTTATCTGGTCAGGCTATACCAACCTTGGGGACTAGTTTGCCGGCTACTTTTTTTCTGCAGACCACGGCTTTAACCAGGAGTTATTTACGTTAA